ATAGAAAACGTTTCGATACATTGAGCCTCCACAACAGTACCGATAATGGCTCCCCGTACCATGTGTACTGTCGGAATATGGCTTGATGCGATGTGGTGGCTCTCGGTGTACACATAACCCGTGCTTATAGAGAACCCACAAAAAATAAATACTCTTCCAAAAAATATATCTATGATAATACGCACCATTTGTCAAGCATTTTCTACAATTTCAAGTGGTACAAACGCCTTATTATACAAGATATAGACACTTTTACATCTCTCTCAGCATATCGATCGTCGCCGTTTTAATCATATCTTCACACGCCGCACCTATCATTAATGTTCCATAATACTTAAAAGCTTGATCGACTTCATATCCACCAACGGGATAGGCATCGGCAGTCGGAACATACCCAACACACCCATTGGTATATCCCAGGGCGATCGTTCTATCAAAAGGAGAAGCATCATCTAAAAACAACTGGTAATCGACAAACATCTCCCCCGGATACCCCACTACTGCCAAATTGCCAATATGTATGGTCTGAATCTCAAACGACTCTGTTGGACTTCCGCCTCTTCTCGCAGCCTGCACATAATCCTTTGCCCACCCGACCATCCCCTCGTATTGTTGTCGGCGTCGATAGGGCGTTATACTTTTGTCCTCTCGCACGCGTTGCAAATTCGCTGTGGCATCTGCAAGTGCCTGCTCTGCTTCATCGATATCGGGTATCATAAGAGGCAATTCGACAACCCGATTATTCACCGCCAGCACATCGCCCTCCAGTCTCTCGGCATACAACGCAGCCGTCACGGTTGCTGCGCCCAGGCGCGTACCCAACAACTCGCACCCCTCAAACTTCCCGTCCTTAGGAGAACAGTTGATATCTCCACAACAACCCTGCAAAAACAGAGGCATTGCCAGATTATCCCGCACAAACTGCGCGGCATATCCCGGAAACTCTG
This genomic interval from Gemmatimonadota bacterium contains the following:
- a CDS encoding neutral/alkaline non-lysosomal ceramidase N-terminal domain-containing protein; protein product: MIKAGISEVNITPPVGVSMCGFAARGGPSEAIHDELYARALVLDDGKTQVAIVGADVISFAPDLVTRIREMVEHSVGIPGGHILLNGSHSHSGPSVMAFRCMGDRDAAYEDVLCRKVVGAIKMASEGAIPAWLSQGRAPVRIAHNRREMRDGRIVLGHHPKGPEAPWVDVVRVDTASDVPVAVVFATAAHPVNLNLLSISAEFPGYAAQFVRDNLAMPLFLQGCCGDINCSPKDGKFEGCELLGTRLGAATVTAALYAERLEGDVLAVNNRVVELPLMIPDIDEAEQALADATANLQRVREDKSITPYRRRQQYEGMVGWAKDYVQAARRGGSPTESFEIQTIHIGNLAVVGYPGEMFVDYQLFLDDASPFDRTIALGYTNGCVGYVPTADAYPVGGYEVDQAFKYYGTLMIGAACEDMIKTATIDMLREM